From Halapricum desulfuricans, a single genomic window includes:
- a CDS encoding PAS domain S-box protein, with protein sequence MGTAGSVRALYVGDDPHFGTLVGTFLEREADRLRVQATTGTDEARPILAERDFDCVVSAYDLPDRTGIEFFETIREDHPRLPFVLFFDQADEEGVREAIDAGVTDYVRSGSDQYAVLADRIVNAVYRSRATRRLREEEKEYRSLFAEMNKGVALHELVTDDAGEPVDFRILEVNDQYASTLDLDREDIVGRLASEIYGTVASDYLDRYAEVVRMGESTEFETYYPPLEKHVRVSAFALTDDQFGTVLSDVTKQRRTETKLQQSQRTYENLFEGISDIAFVHEAHGEIIAVNEAACERLGYDEESLIGMSPLDGDILGISDAKLREQLETIREKGRVTFETAFVTKDREHVPVEISSSRIEYFGMPAILSVARDITERNERERQLQTLNERFELALEAGQFGIWDWDVETDEVTFSERWAGMLGHSLEEIEPHLNAWEKRVHPEDLPDARDALEAHFGGETDYYECDHRMRTKSGDWIWIRDVGKVFEWGEDGDPVRMVGIHQDITERKQRQKELRRQNERLEEFASVVSHDLRNPLQVASGRLKLAREDCDSEHLDRIDDALDRSQALIDDLLTLAQKGERVAETEIVGLSAPVEGGWHNVETDGATLSVEADVSVRADEGRLQQLFENLFRNAVEHGGSDPTVRIGPLDERDGFYVADDGDGIPPDERADVFESGYSTAEDGTGFGLAIVEEITHAHGWDIDVTDSEHGGARFEISDIDVVAGHSES encoded by the coding sequence ATGGGAACAGCGGGGTCGGTACGGGCCCTCTACGTCGGTGACGATCCGCACTTCGGAACGCTGGTGGGGACGTTCTTAGAGCGGGAGGCGGACCGCCTCCGGGTACAAGCGACCACGGGTACCGACGAAGCGCGGCCGATACTCGCGGAGCGCGACTTCGACTGTGTCGTCTCCGCTTACGATCTGCCTGATCGAACCGGCATCGAGTTCTTCGAGACCATCCGGGAAGACCATCCACGCCTTCCGTTCGTCTTATTCTTCGACCAGGCGGACGAGGAGGGAGTGCGCGAGGCGATCGACGCCGGCGTCACCGATTACGTGAGGAGCGGTTCCGATCAGTACGCAGTACTGGCGGATCGGATCGTGAACGCAGTGTATCGAAGCCGCGCGACACGCCGACTTCGAGAGGAGGAGAAGGAGTATCGGTCGCTGTTCGCCGAGATGAACAAGGGCGTCGCGTTGCACGAACTCGTCACCGACGACGCGGGCGAGCCGGTCGATTTCCGGATCCTCGAAGTCAACGACCAGTACGCATCCACTCTCGATCTGGATCGGGAGGACATCGTGGGACGGCTGGCATCAGAGATCTACGGAACGGTCGCTTCGGACTATCTGGATCGGTACGCGGAGGTCGTCCGGATGGGGGAATCGACCGAGTTCGAAACGTACTATCCACCGCTGGAGAAACACGTCCGGGTCTCGGCGTTCGCACTGACCGACGATCAGTTCGGGACGGTGCTTTCCGACGTCACCAAGCAGAGGCGGACCGAGACAAAGCTCCAGCAGTCCCAGCGAACATACGAGAATCTCTTCGAGGGCATCAGCGACATCGCGTTCGTCCACGAGGCGCACGGGGAGATCATCGCAGTCAACGAGGCGGCGTGTGAGCGCCTCGGCTACGACGAGGAGTCGCTGATCGGGATGTCGCCGCTTGACGGTGACATCCTCGGCATCTCGGACGCGAAGCTGCGCGAGCAGCTAGAGACAATCCGAGAAAAAGGTCGCGTGACGTTCGAGACCGCCTTCGTCACGAAGGACCGTGAGCACGTGCCCGTCGAGATATCGTCAAGTCGGATCGAGTACTTCGGTATGCCGGCGATTCTGAGTGTCGCCCGCGATATCACAGAACGGAACGAGCGGGAGCGACAGCTGCAGACGCTCAACGAACGGTTCGAACTGGCACTGGAGGCCGGCCAGTTCGGGATCTGGGACTGGGATGTCGAGACCGACGAAGTCACGTTCAGCGAGCGCTGGGCGGGGATGCTGGGGCACTCGCTCGAGGAGATCGAACCACATCTGAATGCGTGGGAGAAGCGAGTCCATCCCGAAGACCTCCCGGACGCGCGAGACGCGCTGGAAGCACACTTCGGGGGCGAGACGGACTACTACGAATGCGACCATCGGATGCGGACGAAATCGGGCGACTGGATCTGGATCCGGGACGTCGGCAAAGTGTTCGAGTGGGGCGAGGACGGTGACCCGGTTCGGATGGTCGGGATCCACCAGGACATCACCGAGCGCAAGCAGCGACAGAAGGAACTCCGGCGCCAGAACGAGCGCCTGGAGGAGTTCGCCAGCGTCGTCAGCCACGACCTGCGGAACCCGCTACAGGTGGCCTCGGGCCGGCTAAAACTTGCCAGGGAGGACTGCGACAGCGAACACCTGGATCGGATCGATGACGCGCTCGACCGGAGCCAGGCGCTGATCGACGATCTGCTGACACTCGCACAGAAGGGTGAGCGGGTGGCCGAGACCGAAATCGTCGGGCTGTCAGCACCGGTCGAAGGGGGCTGGCACAACGTCGAGACCGACGGGGCGACGCTGTCGGTCGAAGCCGACGTATCGGTCCGGGCAGACGAAGGGCGTCTCCAGCAACTGTTCGAGAACCTCTTTCGCAACGCCGTGGAACACGGAGGGAGTGATCCGACCGTCCGGATCGGGCCGCTCGACGAGCGAGACGGATTCTACGTCGCCGACGACGGGGACGGAATCCCCCCTGACGAACGTGCTGACGTCTTCGAGAGCGGGTACTCGACCGCCGAGGACGGTACCGGATTCGGACTCGCGATCGTCGAGGAGATCACACACGCACACGGCTGGGATATCGACGTGACGGACAGCGAGCACGGCGGGGCGCGCTTCGAGATCAGTGACATCGACGTCGTTGCAGGACACAGCGAAAGTTGA
- a CDS encoding restriction endonuclease gives MVEVIELEGTDGSSSTAGIDDRLGEDYLADGPLSSYLGDTERVAFVIHAKRGGVTVEGDGDSETYKPTRGHRTLVAITDLRLVIAIGGADAGGDRVIPIPFSSVTRIDTESGLLRKRLLVHTEAGEQWSLPGGGDLQAIVSYLEECTAAWSQVNRFAVRIDEQLATAQDRLDDGEPDAARQAAEEVLSVIAAGREQVGTFDIGERVLAHADLDSYREAVRALQRRALATLADDHVERADRYEAAGRLRPAHAALRDARDAAAQARSIDADQPPDGEIEGRLQSVERDLARLEDQPRETATTALREAESIDDPQQRARRLADALSAHRDWLGLCWGPDAPFAGDPETIRERVLEIVDALVGAHTSVIERLLAAAERLHANGRTEQALAACDEADDRLAAAREVVAELAPDREPTVVQWRIATDHRRALIEYDVSRDGSEHSIERDDHVTSGRTSAGDDRSDHEETIVAGITARDPDSAESSGSDLDPTDTSSWVSITDDPDDSRDSAADHRATLDTEIQAMDESRFTEFIAACWRELGWETTIFAHSSAKYDIMAIRRRAIDLRVLIWTVHTPGQDLEASVVDRCVTDRDDTERADAAALVTTADVPEPVRQRAADHDIKLLDRDELLDLVEDERLADLVLDAE, from the coding sequence ATGGTCGAGGTCATCGAACTAGAAGGGACGGACGGCTCGAGCTCGACCGCGGGAATAGACGATCGACTGGGTGAGGACTATCTCGCCGACGGGCCGCTATCGTCGTATCTCGGCGACACCGAGCGGGTCGCGTTCGTGATCCATGCCAAACGAGGTGGGGTGACAGTCGAAGGCGACGGGGACAGCGAGACGTACAAACCGACGCGGGGACACAGAACGCTCGTCGCGATCACCGATCTCCGCCTGGTGATCGCGATCGGCGGGGCGGACGCTGGCGGCGATCGGGTCATCCCGATCCCGTTTTCGTCTGTCACGCGGATCGACACCGAAAGCGGGCTGTTACGGAAGCGACTGCTCGTCCACACAGAGGCCGGCGAGCAGTGGTCGCTGCCGGGCGGCGGCGACCTCCAGGCGATCGTCTCCTATCTCGAAGAGTGCACGGCAGCGTGGTCGCAGGTGAACCGTTTCGCCGTACGTATCGACGAACAGCTCGCGACTGCCCAGGACCGCCTCGACGACGGCGAGCCCGACGCTGCACGCCAGGCCGCCGAGGAGGTACTGTCGGTGATCGCGGCGGGCCGCGAGCAGGTGGGGACGTTCGACATCGGCGAACGAGTCCTCGCGCACGCGGATCTCGACTCCTACCGCGAAGCAGTCCGAGCGTTGCAACGCCGCGCGCTTGCGACGCTAGCTGACGACCACGTCGAGCGGGCCGATCGTTACGAGGCTGCAGGACGGCTCCGGCCAGCCCACGCAGCGCTCCGGGACGCGCGTGACGCCGCGGCGCAGGCTCGTTCGATCGACGCCGATCAGCCGCCGGACGGGGAAATCGAAGGGCGACTGCAGTCGGTCGAACGTGACCTGGCGCGGCTCGAAGACCAGCCCCGCGAGACGGCGACGACGGCGCTGCGGGAAGCTGAATCGATCGATGATCCACAACAGCGGGCCCGACGGCTGGCCGACGCGCTGTCGGCACATCGCGACTGGCTGGGCCTCTGCTGGGGCCCGGATGCCCCGTTCGCGGGCGATCCCGAGACGATCCGGGAGCGGGTCCTGGAGATCGTCGACGCGCTCGTTGGGGCCCACACATCCGTGATCGAGCGGCTGCTCGCAGCCGCCGAGCGACTTCACGCGAACGGCCGGACCGAACAGGCTCTGGCGGCGTGTGACGAAGCCGACGATCGGCTCGCGGCGGCTCGCGAGGTCGTGGCCGAACTGGCCCCAGATCGGGAACCGACCGTGGTGCAGTGGCGTATCGCGACCGATCACCGGCGCGCACTGATCGAGTACGATGTCAGCCGCGATGGCTCCGAACACAGCATCGAGCGGGACGACCACGTCACGTCTGGGAGGACTTCGGCCGGGGACGACCGATCCGACCACGAGGAAACGATCGTTGCAGGCATCACTGCGCGGGATCCCGACAGCGCTGAATCGTCCGGGTCAGACCTCGATCCGACCGACACCTCCAGTTGGGTTTCGATCACCGATGATCCCGACGACAGTCGAGACAGTGCTGCCGACCACCGAGCGACACTGGACACGGAGATCCAAGCGATGGACGAATCGCGTTTCACCGAGTTCATCGCGGCGTGCTGGCGCGAACTGGGCTGGGAAACGACCATCTTTGCCCACTCGAGCGCCAAATACGACATCATGGCGATCCGACGGCGGGCGATCGACCTTCGAGTCCTGATTTGGACGGTCCACACTCCCGGTCAGGATCTCGAAGCCTCCGTCGTGGACCGCTGTGTCACCGACCGCGACGACACCGAGCGGGCAGACGCCGCCGCACTGGTCACGACCGCTGACGTCCCCGAGCCAGTTCGCCAACGCGCGGCGGACCACGATATCAAACTCCTCGATCGTGACGAGCTTCTGGATCTGGTCGAAGACGAACGACTCGCCGACCTCGTCCTAGACGCGGAATAA
- the gatC gene encoding Asp-tRNA(Asn)/Glu-tRNA(Gln) amidotransferase subunit GatC: MSDSVVDPDEVRHVADLARVDLAEAELERFAEQFGEILDAFETLEEVPEVEREADLVNVMRPDEVQESLDQEHALQNAPEDEEGFFKGPKVS, encoded by the coding sequence ATGAGCGATTCTGTCGTCGATCCAGACGAGGTCCGCCACGTCGCCGATCTCGCCCGGGTCGACCTCGCCGAGGCGGAACTCGAGCGGTTCGCCGAGCAGTTCGGCGAGATCCTCGACGCATTCGAGACGCTCGAGGAGGTACCCGAGGTCGAACGCGAGGCCGATCTCGTCAACGTGATGCGCCCTGACGAGGTGCAGGAGTCACTCGACCAGGAGCACGCACTGCAGAACGCCCCCGAAGACGAGGAGGGCTTTTTCAAGGGTCCGAAGGTGTCGTGA
- the gatA gene encoding Asp-tRNA(Asn)/Glu-tRNA(Gln) amidotransferase subunit GatA — protein MSYNAFITRETIESDEEGPLADKAVAVKDNISTAGVRTTCGSAMLEEYVPPYNATVVERLQEAGATIPGKTNMDEFGMGTTTETSAFGPTDNPAAEGRVPGGSSGGSAAAVAAGEADLALGTDTGGSVRCPAAFTGTVGIKPTYGLVSRYGLIAYANSLEQIGPIAPSVEEAAELLEVIAGPDEHDATTREAPGSGEYAAAADGDVEGLEIGVPTELLDGADEEVVETFWDAIDELEAQGASYHEVSMESLEHAVEAYYVIAMSEASSNLARFDGVRYGPTPEYEGNWNEEFAAVREEGFGEEVKRRILLGTYALSAGYHDKYYKQAQDARAWVKQDFDSALEAADVLASPTMPIPPMERGESLDDPLTMYLADANTTPVNLANLPAISVPAGETSDGLPVGLQLIGPAFGETEIIRAGSALA, from the coding sequence ATGAGCTACAACGCCTTCATCACCCGGGAGACGATCGAGAGCGACGAGGAAGGACCCCTCGCCGACAAGGCTGTCGCAGTCAAGGACAACATCTCGACGGCGGGCGTCCGGACGACCTGCGGGTCGGCGATGCTCGAGGAGTACGTCCCGCCCTACAACGCGACGGTCGTCGAGCGCCTGCAGGAGGCGGGCGCGACCATCCCCGGCAAGACCAATATGGACGAGTTCGGGATGGGGACGACGACCGAAACGTCGGCGTTCGGCCCGACGGACAACCCCGCCGCCGAGGGACGGGTCCCCGGTGGCTCCTCGGGTGGCTCGGCGGCCGCCGTGGCCGCCGGCGAGGCCGACCTCGCGCTCGGGACCGACACCGGCGGCTCGGTGCGCTGTCCCGCCGCGTTTACCGGGACGGTCGGGATCAAGCCCACCTACGGGCTGGTCTCGCGGTACGGGCTGATCGCCTACGCCAACTCCCTGGAGCAGATCGGACCGATCGCCCCCTCCGTCGAGGAGGCCGCCGAACTGCTGGAGGTGATCGCCGGGCCGGACGAACACGACGCGACCACGCGGGAAGCGCCCGGTAGCGGAGAGTACGCCGCAGCGGCCGACGGCGACGTCGAGGGCCTGGAGATCGGGGTCCCGACTGAACTGCTCGACGGGGCCGACGAGGAGGTCGTCGAGACCTTCTGGGACGCCATCGACGAGCTGGAAGCCCAGGGCGCGAGCTACCACGAGGTTTCCATGGAGTCACTGGAGCACGCCGTCGAGGCCTACTACGTGATCGCGATGAGCGAGGCCTCCTCAAACCTGGCGCGGTTCGACGGCGTCCGGTACGGCCCCACACCGGAGTACGAGGGCAACTGGAACGAGGAGTTCGCGGCGGTCCGCGAGGAGGGCTTTGGCGAGGAGGTCAAACGCCGGATCCTGCTGGGGACCTACGCGCTCTCGGCGGGGTATCACGACAAGTACTACAAGCAGGCCCAGGACGCCCGCGCGTGGGTCAAGCAGGACTTCGATTCGGCACTTGAGGCGGCGGACGTGCTCGCCTCGCCGACGATGCCGATCCCGCCGATGGAGCGCGGCGAGAGCCTGGACGACCCCCTGACGATGTACCTGGCCGACGCGAACACGACGCCGGTGAACCTCGCGAACCTCCCCGCGATCTCCGTTCCGGCGGGCGAGACGAGCGACGGCCTGCCGGTCGGGTTGCAGTTGATCGGGCCGGCCTTCGGCGAGACGGAGATTATCCGGGCCGGCAGTGCGCTGGCGTAG
- a CDS encoding PQQ-binding-like beta-propeller repeat protein, which yields MGYAVEGSPAVGDGYVVVGTTRGVVHALK from the coding sequence GTGGGCTACGCGGTCGAAGGCTCCCCGGCTGTCGGCGACGGGTACGTCGTCGTCGGGACGACCAGAGGCGTCGTCCACGCGCTCAAATGA
- a CDS encoding methionine synthase, translated as MTDTREQFRPADHPNDHFLLTTVVGSYPKPEWHDTARELFEDPDSDFDVEDWEESKDDAARLITEEHERAGIDVVTDGEMRRNEMVEYFAHRIDGYEFNGRVKVWGHNYFDKPSVVEEVEYDQQWLVEEFEFTDDVAGAPVKVPITGPYTLASWSFNEVYDDEEQLTYALADLVNQEIEALVEAGARYIQIDEPALATTPDDHAIVGEALERIVDDVPEDVRLGLHVCYGDYSRIYPEILDYPVEEYDLELANGDFEQVEVFKEHEFTKDFAMGVVDVHDAEVESVAEIKENIKRGLEVVPPEQLTVSPDCGVKLLPREVAYQKMANMVEAAREVEEELDAGEIDLVDHAAAED; from the coding sequence ATGACGGATACACGCGAGCAGTTCCGACCGGCGGATCACCCCAACGACCACTTCCTGCTGACGACCGTCGTCGGCTCCTATCCCAAGCCGGAGTGGCACGACACGGCCCGAGAACTGTTCGAGGACCCCGATTCCGACTTCGACGTCGAGGACTGGGAGGAATCGAAAGACGACGCCGCCCGCCTGATCACCGAAGAACACGAGCGGGCCGGCATCGACGTCGTCACTGACGGCGAGATGCGGCGCAACGAGATGGTCGAGTACTTCGCCCACCGGATCGACGGCTACGAGTTCAACGGCCGCGTGAAGGTGTGGGGACACAACTACTTCGACAAGCCCTCGGTGGTTGAGGAGGTCGAGTACGACCAGCAGTGGCTCGTCGAGGAGTTCGAGTTCACTGACGACGTAGCCGGCGCGCCGGTGAAGGTCCCGATCACCGGACCCTACACGCTCGCGTCCTGGAGTTTCAACGAGGTCTACGACGACGAGGAGCAGCTGACCTACGCGCTTGCGGATCTGGTCAACCAGGAGATCGAGGCGCTGGTCGAGGCCGGCGCGCGATACATCCAGATCGACGAGCCTGCCCTCGCCACCACGCCGGACGACCACGCCATCGTCGGCGAGGCGCTGGAACGAATCGTCGACGATGTGCCTGAGGATGTCCGCCTGGGACTGCACGTCTGTTACGGCGATTACTCGCGGATCTACCCCGAGATTCTGGACTACCCGGTCGAGGAGTACGACCTCGAACTGGCCAACGGCGACTTCGAGCAGGTCGAGGTCTTCAAAGAGCACGAGTTCACCAAGGACTTCGCGATGGGTGTCGTCGACGTCCACGACGCCGAGGTCGAGTCCGTCGCGGAGATCAAGGAGAACATCAAGCGCGGGCTGGAGGTCGTCCCGCCCGAGCAGTTGACGGTTTCGCCGGACTGTGGTGTGAAGCTGCTGCCCCGCGAGGTCGCCTACCAGAAGATGGCGAATATGGTCGAGGCAGCTCGCGAGGTCGAGGAAGAACTCGACGCCGGCGAGATTGATCTGGTCGATCACGCGGCGGCTGAGGACTGA
- a CDS encoding transcription initiation factor IIB: MTDTTIRRHEHASQRETSEEATDEDLVCPECSGTLVHDSERGETVCEECGLVVEEDEIDPGPEWRAFDSKEKDEKSRVGAPTTNMMHDKGLSTNIGWQDKDAYGNSLSSRQREKMQRLRTWNERFRTRDSKERNLKQALGEIDRMASALGLPENVRETASVIYRRALDEDLLPGRSIEGVATASLYAAARQAGTPRSLDEINAVSRVEKDEIARTYRYVVRELGLEVKPADPESYVPRFASDLDLSEEVERRARQLLSTAKSKGVHSGKSPVGLAAAAVYAASLLSNEKVTQNEVSEVANISEVTIRNRYHELLEAEENIPT, translated from the coding sequence ATGACAGACACGACCATCAGGCGCCACGAGCACGCGAGTCAGCGAGAGACGTCAGAGGAAGCGACAGACGAAGATCTCGTCTGTCCGGAGTGTAGTGGAACGCTCGTACATGATTCCGAGCGCGGGGAGACCGTCTGCGAGGAGTGTGGGCTAGTCGTCGAAGAGGACGAGATCGACCCCGGGCCGGAGTGGCGCGCGTTCGACTCCAAGGAGAAAGACGAGAAGAGCCGCGTGGGTGCCCCCACCACGAACATGATGCACGACAAGGGGCTCTCAACCAACATCGGCTGGCAGGACAAGGACGCCTACGGCAACTCCCTGTCCAGCCGCCAGCGCGAGAAGATGCAGCGCCTTCGCACCTGGAACGAGCGGTTCCGGACCCGGGACTCCAAAGAGCGCAACCTCAAGCAGGCACTGGGCGAGATCGACCGGATGGCCTCCGCGCTTGGCCTGCCCGAGAACGTCCGCGAGACCGCTTCAGTGATCTACCGCCGTGCACTCGACGAGGATCTACTGCCCGGGCGCTCCATCGAGGGCGTCGCGACCGCGTCGCTGTACGCCGCCGCACGCCAGGCCGGCACGCCGCGTAGCCTCGACGAGATCAACGCCGTCTCTCGAGTCGAGAAAGACGAGATCGCCCGCACGTATCGGTACGTCGTCCGCGAACTCGGGCTGGAAGTCAAGCCCGCCGACCCCGAGAGCTACGTCCCCCGGTTTGCGAGCGACCTCGACCTCTCCGAGGAAGTCGAACGCCGTGCCCGCCAGCTTCTCAGCACGGCCAAATCCAAGGGCGTCCACTCCGGGAAATCGCCCGTTGGACTGGCCGCTGCGGCGGTCTACGCCGCCTCGTTGCTCTCCAACGAGAAAGTCACCCAGAACGAGGTCTCGGAAGTCGCCAACATTTCCGAGGTCACGATCCGCAACCGCTACCACGAGCTGCTGGAAGCCGAAGAGAATATCCCCACATAG
- a CDS encoding 5-methyltetrahydropteroyltriglutamate--homocysteine methyltransferase: protein MTEIVSTTPGLYPLPDWAKDDLSRLKGHQKGDLISGDEGAEISSVYEEARADVIESQRAAGLDRIVEGQLRWDDMLAHPLAVHDNVETHGIVRYYDNNNFYREPVVTGELTTDGDVPDELDAADALTDGEDLQAVLPGPYSLSELATDEYYGDDAAFLDGVADFLAGEAEAFDAETLLLLEPSLVTDAPDEGEDERASEAIDAVASAADAEVVVQTYWGALEEKVHAHLLDADIDAVGYDFVTDHERNLYNINEYGTKDSIALGLVDGQNTLVETPEEIRERIEWVADQTANDFETVYATANTELFYLPTNKFEAKLQALSEAADGAEVQL from the coding sequence ATGACGGAGATCGTATCGACGACACCGGGATTGTACCCGTTACCGGACTGGGCGAAAGACGACTTATCTCGACTGAAAGGCCATCAGAAGGGCGATCTGATCAGCGGCGACGAGGGTGCGGAGATCAGCTCTGTTTACGAAGAGGCCCGTGCCGATGTGATCGAGTCTCAGCGGGCGGCCGGACTCGATCGGATTGTCGAGGGACAGTTGCGGTGGGACGATATGCTCGCCCATCCGCTGGCGGTCCACGACAACGTCGAGACCCACGGGATCGTCCGCTACTACGACAACAACAACTTCTACCGGGAACCGGTCGTCACCGGTGAGTTGACCACCGACGGCGACGTACCCGACGAGCTCGACGCGGCCGATGCCCTTACCGACGGCGAGGATCTGCAGGCCGTCCTGCCGGGTCCCTACTCGCTCTCGGAGCTGGCCACCGACGAGTACTACGGCGACGACGCGGCGTTCCTCGACGGCGTCGCGGACTTTCTCGCGGGCGAGGCCGAGGCGTTCGACGCCGAGACGCTGCTGTTGCTCGAACCGTCGCTGGTCACCGACGCACCCGACGAGGGCGAGGACGAGCGTGCCAGCGAGGCCATCGACGCCGTCGCGAGTGCTGCCGACGCGGAGGTCGTCGTCCAGACCTACTGGGGCGCACTCGAGGAGAAAGTCCACGCCCACCTGCTGGACGCGGACATCGACGCCGTCGGCTATGACTTCGTGACTGACCACGAGCGGAACCTCTACAATATCAACGAGTACGGCACGAAAGATTCGATCGCGCTAGGACTGGTGGACGGCCAGAACACGCTGGTCGAGACGCCCGAGGAGATCCGCGAGCGCATCGAGTGGGTCGCCGACCAGACCGCTAACGACTTCGAGACGGTCTACGCGACCGCGAACACCGAGCTGTTCTACTTGCCGACCAACAAGTTCGAGGCGAAACTCCAGGCGCTTTCCGAAGCCGCTGACGGAGCGGAGGTGCAACTATGA
- a CDS encoding NUDIX hydrolase — translation METTRHFVATVYVVNDGAVALHDHDKLGMWLPPGGHIDRDELPHEAARREVREEIGREIDLIAPREGIASPTVESIPQPQHFLLEDIDVHSGDVGHQHIDFVFYGQVDSREIDPDPGEAGPKAWEWFDTAALQAARDRLEPDVIEIGQRAIEAVERDSG, via the coding sequence ATGGAGACGACGCGTCATTTTGTCGCGACCGTCTACGTCGTCAACGACGGTGCCGTCGCGTTACACGACCACGACAAGCTCGGGATGTGGCTCCCGCCAGGCGGTCACATCGACCGGGACGAACTCCCCCACGAGGCCGCCAGACGCGAGGTCCGCGAGGAGATCGGTCGCGAGATCGACCTGATCGCTCCACGGGAGGGAATCGCCTCGCCCACAGTCGAGTCGATTCCCCAGCCACAGCACTTTCTGCTGGAGGACATCGACGTCCACAGCGGCGACGTGGGACACCAGCACATCGATTTCGTCTTCTACGGGCAGGTCGACAGCCGCGAGATCGACCCCGATCCCGGAGAAGCCGGACCGAAAGCCTGGGAGTGGTTCGATACGGCGGCCCTGCAGGCCGCACGCGACCGCCTCGAACCGGACGTGATCGAAATCGGTCAGCGGGCGATCGAAGCCGTTGAGCGCGATTCGGGGTGA
- a CDS encoding RNA-guided endonuclease InsQ/TnpB family protein: protein MAELLTTRTITASLSNDREGVVSDLDSLADSASKLWNVARWTIDRIWNATGEIPDESTLKAYLKTKPVWKDLNAQSSQAIVEELSGAFQSWFEQNDPDANPPGYRKYGDHRPHSTVTFKEDGFKLDTDHQQVRLSKGENLKDGWADFILCEYETGPETDLTDVERVQQVRSVWNDDHWELHFVCKVEIDATDTTGEKTAGIDLGISNTAAVSFGDETLLYPGNALKEDAHYFRHVEYETEGEDGPSNHAEWARQKKSRRQKHFLHALSKDIVEQCSRREVGTIAVGHPKHIRDDQDWGRHGNKRLHDWAFETLIAHIEYKAEERGISVERVDEAELKTSKTCCQCGVEDDSNRVERGLYVCDECELVANSDLNAAENMRAAVTPSPSQDRSNGCLAQPSVRLFEKSTGRVARREQVVS, encoded by the coding sequence GTGGCGGAACTACTCACGACGCGCACCATCACGGCCTCGCTGAGTAATGACCGTGAGGGCGTCGTCAGTGATCTCGATTCACTTGCAGACTCCGCCAGCAAACTGTGGAACGTCGCCCGGTGGACAATAGACCGCATCTGGAACGCAACCGGGGAAATCCCCGACGAATCCACACTCAAAGCCTACCTCAAAACCAAACCCGTCTGGAAAGACCTGAACGCCCAATCCAGTCAGGCAATCGTCGAAGAATTGTCTGGCGCTTTCCAGTCGTGGTTCGAGCAAAACGACCCGGATGCGAACCCACCGGGCTACCGGAAATACGGCGACCACCGCCCTCACAGCACGGTCACGTTCAAAGAAGACGGATTCAAACTCGATACAGACCACCAGCAGGTGCGCCTCTCGAAAGGCGAGAACCTGAAGGATGGTTGGGCCGACTTCATCCTCTGCGAATACGAGACCGGCCCGGAAACCGACCTCACCGACGTAGAACGCGTGCAGCAAGTCCGTTCCGTCTGGAACGACGATCACTGGGAACTACACTTCGTTTGCAAAGTCGAGATCGACGCAACCGATACCACTGGTGAGAAGACAGCGGGAATCGACCTCGGGATCAGCAACACCGCCGCCGTCTCGTTCGGTGACGAGACGCTGTTGTATCCCGGGAACGCACTGAAGGAGGACGCCCACTACTTCCGCCACGTCGAATACGAGACGGAGGGTGAAGACGGCCCCAGCAATCATGCGGAGTGGGCGCGACAGAAGAAATCGCGCCGCCAAAAACACTTCCTCCACGCCTTGTCGAAAGACATCGTCGAACAGTGCTCTCGTCGTGAGGTGGGGACGATCGCTGTTGGGCATCCGAAGCACATCCGCGATGATCAAGACTGGGGTCGGCACGGGAACAAGAGGTTGCACGACTGGGCGTTCGAAACGCTCATCGCACACATCGAGTACAAAGCAGAGGAGCGTGGCATTAGCGTCGAACGGGTTGATGAGGCCGAGTTGAAAACATCGAAGACATGTTGTCAGTGCGGAGTAGAAGATGATTCGAACCGTGTTGAACGTGGATTGTACGTGTGCGATGAGTGTGAACTGGTCGCTAATAGTGATTTGAATGCGGCGGAGAATATGCGAGCTGCGGTAACTCCGAGTCCCTCGCAGGATAGGAGTAACGGCTGTCTGGCACAGCCTTCGGTGCGCCTGTTCGAGAAATCCACGGGCCGGGTGGCCCGCCGAGAACAGGTCGTATCGTAA